A part of Gossypium hirsutum isolate 1008001.06 chromosome A07, Gossypium_hirsutum_v2.1, whole genome shotgun sequence genomic DNA contains:
- the LOC107956846 gene encoding brassinosteroid-responsive RING protein 1, which translates to MGFPVGYMEVFLPKLFVYTLSFLGFIRNLIVSLSDCLGLSDFLDTDAVWPENPTRATTGNPPVSAVLIREILPVIKFKELVVIGDPPESCAVCLYEFEGGEDIRWLTNCRHVFHRACLDRWMDHDQKTCPLCRTSFVPDELQDEFNQRLWAASGVNDFYSDYSTVPGL; encoded by the coding sequence ATGGGGTTTCCAGTTGGTTACATGGAAGTTTTCTTACCAAAACTCTTCGTTTATACTTTATCCTTTCTGGGTTTCATCCGAAATCTAATTGTTTCCCTTTCTGACTGCCTGGGACTCTCCGACTTCCTCGATACAGATGCGGTCTGGCCGGAAAATCCGACCAGAGCAACAACCGGTAATCCGCCTGTATCCGCCGTGTTGATCCGGGAAATCCTCCCCGTTATAAAGTTCAAGGAGCTTGTCGTCATAGGGGATCCACCAGAGAGCTGTGCCGTTTGCTTGTACGAGTTCGAAGGAGGGGAAGATATCAGGTGGTTGACGAACTGTAGGCACGTCTTTCACCGAGCGTGTTTGGACCGTTGGATGGACCATGATCAGAAAACATGTCCGCTTTGTAGGACATCATTCGTGCCAGATGAGTTGCAGGATGAGTTTAATCAGCGGCTCTGGGCTGCTTCTGGGGTCAATGATTTTTACAGTGACTACAGTACAGTACCAGGATTGTAG